Proteins co-encoded in one Papaver somniferum cultivar HN1 chromosome 5, ASM357369v1, whole genome shotgun sequence genomic window:
- the LOC113277910 gene encoding B3 domain-containing protein REM16-like isoform X1 yields the protein MNFFTFLPKNYHHHLKLPKKFVKNCLMSEFPEIDGSTVSLKGPSGQTWTVELKRKDESKLYLKKGWEIFVKEHNLKENDALFFKYRSGGIFDVLMFDDGDFCEKESSYFVRNCQGCHRSTNGGLNEGRRVESEPRRYNEGENEPRRYKEGENEPRRSEEEESEPSIEIIEPKRLRYTDKPITISDEEQEEDADRETPRLLGREREPVCYGRRLPKSVPGCQSKAIVRTTEVSFTGENSEDEETEVNQVSPLAIALQRRTVHAKEIHLPYKQAVREGKRRGTPHFVVLIQPSHVSGICFMVIPIKSARKYLPYGSDNISLKMNGKTWQAQYTYYGRIAGFRGPGWKKFVLKNKLEVGNACLFEKTTSSATSSRATSNSITFSVSIFRNGV from the exons ATGAATTTTTTCACATTTCTTCCAAAAAATTATCACCACCACCTT AAGTTACCAAAGAAGTTTGTGAAGAACTGTCTAATGAGTGAATTTCCAGAGATTGATGGTAGTACTGTGAGTTTGAAAGGACCAAGTGGGCAAACTTGGACTGTTGAATTGAAGAGAAAAGATGAAAGTAAATTGTACTTGAAAAAGGGGTGGGAAATATTTGTGAAGGAGCATAATCTGAAAGAAAATGATGCATTGTTCTTCAAATACAGATCAGGAGGAATTTTTGATGTCTTAATGTTTGATGATGGGGATTTTTGTGAGAAAGAAAGTTCATATTTTGTTAGGAATTGTCAAGGTTGTCATAGGAGTACTAATGGGGGGTTGAATGAGGGAAGAAGAGTAGAAAGCGAGCCTAGGCGATATAATGAAGGAGAAAATGAGCCTAGGCGATATAAAGAAGGAGAAAATGAGCCTAGGCGATCAGAGGAAGAAGAAAGTGAACCTTCTATAGAGATCATCGAACCGAAGAGGTTGCGCTACACAGACAAACCAATCACCATTAGTGATGAGGAGCAGGAGGAGGATGCTGACAGAGAAACACCAAGATTACtcggaagagaaagagaacctgTTTGTTATGGACGGCGTTTGCCTAAATCGGTTCCTGGTTGTCAAAGCAAAGCGATAGTTAGAACAACAGAAGTTTCTTTTACAGGCGAAAACAGCGAAG atgaggagacggAAGTTAACCAAGTATCCCCACTGGCTATAGCATTGCAAAGAAGAACTGTCCACGCAAAAGAGATCCATTTACCTTATAAACAAGCTGTTCGTGAAGGTAAACGTCGGGGAACACCGCATTTTGTTGTACTCATACAACCTAGCCATGTATCAGGCATCTGCTTCATG GTAATTCCTATTAAATCAGCAAGGAAGTATTTACCTTATGGAAGTGACAACATATCCCTTAAGATGAATGGTAAAACATGGCAAGCTCAATATACATATTATGGGAGGATTGCAGGATTCCGTGGTCCGGGTTGGAAAAAATTTGTACTCAAAAACAAATTGGAAGTAGGAAATGCGTGTTTGTTTGAGAAGACTACTTCTTCTGCAACGTCGTCTAGAGCTACAAGCAACTCAATTACCTTCAGTGTCAGCATCTTCCGGAATGGTGTTTAG
- the LOC113277910 gene encoding B3 domain-containing protein REM16-like isoform X2, which produces MNFFTFLPKNYHHHLLPKKFVKNCLMSEFPEIDGSTVSLKGPSGQTWTVELKRKDESKLYLKKGWEIFVKEHNLKENDALFFKYRSGGIFDVLMFDDGDFCEKESSYFVRNCQGCHRSTNGGLNEGRRVESEPRRYNEGENEPRRYKEGENEPRRSEEEESEPSIEIIEPKRLRYTDKPITISDEEQEEDADRETPRLLGREREPVCYGRRLPKSVPGCQSKAIVRTTEVSFTGENSEDEETEVNQVSPLAIALQRRTVHAKEIHLPYKQAVREGKRRGTPHFVVLIQPSHVSGICFMVIPIKSARKYLPYGSDNISLKMNGKTWQAQYTYYGRIAGFRGPGWKKFVLKNKLEVGNACLFEKTTSSATSSRATSNSITFSVSIFRNGV; this is translated from the exons ATGAATTTTTTCACATTTCTTCCAAAAAATTATCACCACCACCTT TTACCAAAGAAGTTTGTGAAGAACTGTCTAATGAGTGAATTTCCAGAGATTGATGGTAGTACTGTGAGTTTGAAAGGACCAAGTGGGCAAACTTGGACTGTTGAATTGAAGAGAAAAGATGAAAGTAAATTGTACTTGAAAAAGGGGTGGGAAATATTTGTGAAGGAGCATAATCTGAAAGAAAATGATGCATTGTTCTTCAAATACAGATCAGGAGGAATTTTTGATGTCTTAATGTTTGATGATGGGGATTTTTGTGAGAAAGAAAGTTCATATTTTGTTAGGAATTGTCAAGGTTGTCATAGGAGTACTAATGGGGGGTTGAATGAGGGAAGAAGAGTAGAAAGCGAGCCTAGGCGATATAATGAAGGAGAAAATGAGCCTAGGCGATATAAAGAAGGAGAAAATGAGCCTAGGCGATCAGAGGAAGAAGAAAGTGAACCTTCTATAGAGATCATCGAACCGAAGAGGTTGCGCTACACAGACAAACCAATCACCATTAGTGATGAGGAGCAGGAGGAGGATGCTGACAGAGAAACACCAAGATTACtcggaagagaaagagaacctgTTTGTTATGGACGGCGTTTGCCTAAATCGGTTCCTGGTTGTCAAAGCAAAGCGATAGTTAGAACAACAGAAGTTTCTTTTACAGGCGAAAACAGCGAAG atgaggagacggAAGTTAACCAAGTATCCCCACTGGCTATAGCATTGCAAAGAAGAACTGTCCACGCAAAAGAGATCCATTTACCTTATAAACAAGCTGTTCGTGAAGGTAAACGTCGGGGAACACCGCATTTTGTTGTACTCATACAACCTAGCCATGTATCAGGCATCTGCTTCATG GTAATTCCTATTAAATCAGCAAGGAAGTATTTACCTTATGGAAGTGACAACATATCCCTTAAGATGAATGGTAAAACATGGCAAGCTCAATATACATATTATGGGAGGATTGCAGGATTCCGTGGTCCGGGTTGGAAAAAATTTGTACTCAAAAACAAATTGGAAGTAGGAAATGCGTGTTTGTTTGAGAAGACTACTTCTTCTGCAACGTCGTCTAGAGCTACAAGCAACTCAATTACCTTCAGTGTCAGCATCTTCCGGAATGGTGTTTAG